Below is a window of Hyphomonas neptunium ATCC 15444 DNA.
AGCTATCCGGTCGAGGTCGATGTACGCGACAAGCGGGACAAGCTGTCATTCCCCATGCGCAAGATGCGGGCTGAGCGGCCTGACCAGTTCGATGATGAAGACAGACGACTGGGCCATGACAGCCTGAACCTGTTCGGTTGGACGCCCACGGCCAGCGACCGCCCAAATGATTTCATCGCTAATGTGCTTGCCGATGAATACTTTCCCGAGGACCCCGAGCTTGAGCCCGAAACCATTGAGCGCGACATGGATTATGCCAGTCAGAGCGTCGATCAGTTGACGGTAGACTTTTTCATTGCCGAACATTCCGAATGGATGAACGAAGGCCCGGAAGACGCGGCCGTTCACCAGATTATCCAGTCAGCTCAGAAAGAACGGATGTTCGCCAACCAGCTCCTGCCGGTTGCGCGTGTCAGTATGCGGTATCGCGGAACGTACAATATCACCGACACGATCTGCTCTGTTCCGGGTATCGAATGGGTCGTCTGCAGTGACGGGTATAATAATTACCGCGACGGCGATCATCCCGTCTCAGCCGCCGAAAGCATCGGCGACTGGTCCGGCCTCCTCAACCTGTTTCATCAGCATATTTCCGCCACATCCAGCGCCGACATCCTGGTCTCCTACCACCCCCCCAGCCTGGGCGGCGGGCAGGCAGGCACACCCTTCGAGCAGCCTGACGGCCTGATTGTCGATCCGGGCGAGGCCTACGGCGGCGCGCCCGCCAGCCCGGTTCTCAACGACCTGCTGCGCGACGATGGTTCCTCACGCCCCCTCGTTGCCATGGGTACCGCGGGGTTCAGACCCAATGGAACGCCTGCGATTGTGACCGCCCCGCTGGTGGTCCACGAATTCGGCCACATCTTTGGCCTTCCCCATATCCCGTTTGCGCAAGGCCCGGCACACCGCAAAGAAGTCTGCGCCGCCGGATTCAAGCAGACCGCGGCCAGTATAGAGGGCATGCGCATCACACTGGATGGCGCCCATGGCTGGCCCAAATCCAGCGAGACTGGCAATGCGCAAAGCACGGCGCCGCTGCTCAACCTCATGTTTCCCTGTCTCTGGGAGCCGCGCCAGCAATACTGGATCGACGACCGGCAATACAACTGGCTGGTGGAGCGTATGCCCTCCATGCTGCGCCTGACGCGCAGCGGCCATGCCTCTATCCCATCCGCCCTCAGAGAAATCCGTCAGGCGAACCAGACTTCGCCTGGCCTGGAGCCCCGGCTCTGGCCCGCATCTTATACGCCGCCGGCCGCCCCTGCGCCGCCGGCGTGGATCATGGTTTCCGGACTGGCGGACGGGGAAAATTCAGGATTGCTGCCCGCCATCCGTGTGCCCGGCCCGAGGGCGCGCCTTGCTGACGAAGACGGCCCCTATGAGATCCGTATTGAGGACGCAGAGGGCCGCACGCTCGCCCGCGCCGCGGCTGGTCCCGACAGCGTCGCGGGCCGACGCGCCGATCGCTGGCCCTTCGCGGTAACCCTTCCGGTTTCCGCCACACCGTCGCGCATTATCTTTTCACTGGACGGTAAAGTCCTGGCAGAACGGCGCGCCTCTGGTGGACTCGCAGCGCCCCGGTTCACATCCCATCCGCGCAACGCGGCATTCAGGGCGGGGGATCAGCTTGAATGGCTGCCCGGCAGCCAGGATGACGCCTTATCCTACACGGTCCGGTTCACAGCGGACGGCGAGAGCTGGTCGACTTTGGCTGTCCTGCTGAATGAAACAGCCTTCCAACCTGATCCTGCCACCTTGCGGCCCGGCCCGGCGGCGGCCTTCGAGATCATCGCATATGACGGCGTGAATGAACGCAGCGCACGCCTGCCGGTCGAAATCGACACGCCGCTACAGCCGCTTCTGGCCCTGCCCGCAGGCGGTGCCGGATCGGCCCCTGTGGAGGCGGCAGAGCTTGTCTTTAACGTCCCACTTGATCCTGGCTCGCTCACACATGTACGCTTGCTCGACCCGTCGGGCCGGGACGTGCCGGCTAAAACAGTTCTGGACCCTTCTGGTACGGTTATATCAGTCAGCCCGCAGGAACCGCATCAGGCCAACACCTACACCGCCGTATTCGGGACCATGCTCAAAGCGGCGGACGGCAGGCTCCTGGCTTCAGAAACACGCATTCCGTTCAAAGCCTTATCTCTGGCCTCGGCGACAGCGGCCTCCCCATCTTCAAGGAAAGTGCTCCCGCCACCTCGCCCCTCGCGGCCGGTGCCCGCGCCGGATGAGGTCCCTTCTTCACCTGCCCCGTCGGGCGCGGCAGGCCGCGCGCAAATCACGTTGAGCTTGGGCCAATCAGTTACCTTGCCCGCACAAATCCTCAGCTGTGAATCAAATGCAGGCACCGGGACGGTTGAGATCCGCTTCGAGACAGAACCGGGCACTCCTCAGAAAATTCTTATGAAGCGTTCTGTGGAAGGACTGATCTCAGCCACGTTAAGCCGCAGCACATCTGCTGAAATCCACAGCAAGGGAGAAGATGGCGCAGATTGGTTTCTGACTCTCAAGGACGGGCGCGTGTCGGCGGGTGGCATCCTCAGTGGCGAGGGCATGAGTGCTGGTTTCACGGCGAATGGCGAATGCCCATCAGGATGAAGCCAGTTTCTCTGAATTAGATTGCGGGCGCATTGCAGGAAGAAGTTTTCATCTCCCCTCGTCGTCGCAGGGCGCCGCACGTGATTTCCGAAAATAGAGCTGTTTGGGAGGTTGGCAGGAGGGCGCGCGCCTCCGGAATCCGGGCCAGACTTCTAACGGCAGCGAGCGATGAGCGTCACGGTCTTTTCGCCATCGTCCTGAGCAGCTGTCAGCAGCGCTTCAACGCGAATTGAGTCCCCCCATTGGGTGATAATCGGCTCACCCGCCTCTCCTTGATTCATCCAGTTCCCACCCATCAACAGCCGGCTCGCAGTCCAATTTTTATTGTCCCGGATCACGCTGATTGACTGCATATGATCGGCATGGACAACATTGAGTGTCAGGTCCATTTCTTCGATCAGAAGCCGAGCGGGCATGCCGCCATCCGCTTCAATGGCGCAGGCTGTAACTTCGTGCGTGGTGGTCTCGCCGTCGAGGGTCAATTGCGCCGATCCGATGGAGAGGGCCACGGCGAGAGGCGAAACAAGTGCGAGTAACATCATACATGGCTCCGTTCAGATGCGGTTTGAATCAATTTGCAAAATCGCCTGCACGGCGAAAATAGTGCAGTTGCTCTATGGAAGATAAATAGAAGCGCCGAACTTCACTGCGGAACTGGCATTGCCCAAATGAAGCATCTGATCATTGTGGCGCGCTGTTCGCCCGACTTTTACATCGGTGGCTTTACACCCAAAACCATCCGTAGTTGGACAATTATAACAATTCTTTCCAGCTATTCTTCCGATCTCTCCAGCTCCAATCGCGCGGCTTTTCCAAGCGCATCCGGCGCAGTTCGTATTCTCACCTGAACAGCTGGCGGAACGGAAAATAGCACCATTCAGGCCGGAGTAACCGGCTCTCCATCGGAATCATACTTCGGAAGCGGAGGCGGGTCAGCTCATCGGCGCACGCCGGGCGATTCCATGGGAAGGCCGCCAGCCCGGCTGGCGAGATAGAGTTCCACGGCGGTGTAAAGTTCCGAGCCATAGTCTAGGGGCTCAGCCCTTATGCCCGCATCGCAGTCGCGCAACCGCCGGTGCAGGGAACCGAACGCCTGCCATTCCAGCCGGTAAGCCGGGAAGGCATTGCCATGTCCCTGGCTGATCGTGTCGCCGCGCAGCTGCCGTCCCCAATGCTCATTGTGGCACTGGCTACAGGCAAGATTGAGCTGGCCCTTGCGCTGGAAAAAATAAGCCCGCCCCATCTCGTAATAGGGTGCGGCCGGGCCTTCGATCGACACCGAAACAGATTCGCCCCGCGACAAACTGGCGACATAACCGGTCAGCGACAGCAGATCATCGCTCTCATAGGCCAGAGGCGCCAGCGCCTGATGCTGCTGGCGGCAGAGATTGATCCGGCCTTCCAGATTGACCAGCGATTTGGAAGCCTCGTCATAGGCTGGGTAGCGCGCGGCGGCGCCCTCCAGCGGCAGGTTCGCGCCCGTATGGCAGCTGGCGCAGGCTGCCCCGCCCTTTTCGGGCGCCTGCGAAAACAGCCCGGCGCCGCGATCGATCCAGAGATAGGAGGGATTGGAAAAGTCATCATCCTGCAGCGCCTGGGTTTCAGGCTGCAGAAAGGTGTAGCCCGACCGGACTTCGGAAGGCGCAAGGGCGCTGTCTGCGGCCATCTGAGGCGGCGTCTGCTCGCCACAGGCCGCAAGACAGATCAGGGCAGCGAGACTTGCCCTTATCATGAAACCGTCAGAACACGGCGCTCAGACCAGCTTTGTCCGTGCTGATCGGTCCAGACGAATTCGATCGGGCCGGTCTGCACGGCGCGCGCAAAGAAAGAAACGAAGGGATTGGCCGCCGTCCCTGGAAAGAACTCCGCTTCGAACACCACAGCGTCATTATAGGTGCACCGGAAATCGGTGATAATGTCGCGCGGAATGATCTTGCCTTTCTGGTCGCGACGGTAGCCGGTTTCCATCGGGTGCTGGATCATCGCTTTGAGTTCGATGATCTCGCCAGGCTTTGCAGTTTCGGGTGCGGAGATCCGGATCACGGCCATGGGCGCTTCTCAAATTATCCGATAATGCACGCGGCAAGCGTGACGTAGGTGCTGGCCTTGCCCACCCAGAGCGATCCATCATTCATCTCGGCTATGACCCTCAGCGATTGCGTACCCGCAAGGCGCACGCGCGTAGAGACCTCCGCCCGGCCAGAATAAGGCCCCAGATTGAAGATTGCGATTTCGGGAATCGGGTTGCGAGGTGAGATGATGGCGATCTTTCGAACATGGTCTTGCTCCGTCATCGGACTGTCGACGGAAACGGTGAGCTGCACGGAATTGCCGTTCTCGGCAATCGGCGGCAGCTTGAGGGTTACCTTGCCTTCGCGGATGGGGCGATCGCCAAACAGATTGCGGATGGCCTCATCGGCGTCTTCTGGCTCGGCAGCTGCAGGCAGGGGCAGAAAGGTGAGGCATACAGCCGCCCCAGCGGCAGCGAGGAACGCGCGCCGGCGCCACAATGGCGGGTGTGAGTGAGGACGAGACATGGCGCAGTCAGCTTCCCTGTGAACTCAAATAGGCGACCAGGTCTTCTATCTGCCCAGCAGTGAGCGCAGGCCGACCGTCAAATTCCTGCCCCACCTGCCGCAGGCCGCCGGTGCGGTAATAGGCGGGCATCACAGTGTCCGGCCAAATCCGCTGGGCGTCAACTATCCTGAGGCGGATCTGGCCCGGCGTGAGCCGCTCTCCAACGCCCGTCAGGTCCGGCCCGACATTGCCCTGAAACTCCGCCTCCAGCCCCTCAATGGCATGGCAAAGCACGCAATGCCCGCCCTCGCGGGAAACAAACTCTGCCGCGCCTGCCGCCATGCTGCCAGCCTCGCCCGTCAGCGAGGCCGGAATGGAGTCGGCCTCGATCACCACCTCGCTGGCAAGGCCGGCGCCGCTATCTTGCCCGCAGGCGCTCAGCAATACCATAAGCGCCGCCGCCAGCGTGCCCTGCGTATTCATCCAAACGCCTGCCGTGTAATGGTTCGAAACCAGGTTTGCGCCTGCATCGCCTCGTTTTCGCGCACATATCTTTCCGCGCCCAGCGGAGTGGTGCCTCCGGAGCCATCGACCGAGACGAACGCGCCCTCGCCGCTGCGGTAGACGCCGGTGATCGAGATAGCCGTGTCGCTTGAGGTGAAGGAGTAGCACGTATTTGTCAGCGTCGCGGGCCGCGGCGCCAGGCCCGCCAGCAGGCGCGAAACCTGAAAGGCACAGAGCTTGGCCTGCAGGTTGGCCGCAAAGGCAGACTTTGGCATCGGCGCGGCGATGATGGCGTCCCCGATGATGTGAATGTCCGGCTGCAGGGTGGAGGCAAAGGTCACCGGATCAACCGGGCACCAGCCGGTCGCATCGCTCACCTCGGCAATCCCGGCAATGGCCCCCGCCTTCTGGGGCGGAATGACATTGGCCACATCGGCCGTCACGGACTCAAATTCCGTTGCCAGGGTCCGCGCGGCGGGATCAACAGAGACCACCCGGCCGAAATCCTGCGCGCCCCGGCGCTCGACAACGCCCGGATAAAGCTCCGCCCAGGCCTCCTCGAACAGCGGCTGTTTCGAAAACTGGTCCTGCGCGTCGAGGATCAGCAGTTTTGATTTCGGCTTTTGGTTCTTGAGATACTGCGCAATCAGGCTCGCCCGCTCATAAGGCCCAGGCGGGCAGCGGAACGGCGCAGGCGGAACCGACATCACCACAAGCCCGCCATCTGGCATCGCTTTTAGCTGCCGGCGCAGAAGCAGGGTCTGTTCACCTGCCTTCCAGGCATGGGGGAAAATGGCGGCGGCGTCCTCACCATAGCCCTCGATCGCGTCCCATCTCAAATCAATACCCGGCGAAAGGATCAGCTTGTCATAGCTCCACACGGCGTCGGACTGGCCGGTCACCGTCCGGCGCGCGGCATTCACCGCGATCGCGCGGTCATGCACGACGCTCACGCCAGCGGCGGCCAGCGCTTCATAGCTGAACTGCTGGCCGGTGATCTCCCGCTCCCCGCCAATCACCAGATTGCTGAACGGGCAGGCGGTGTAGACAGGGTTTGCTTCGATCAGGGTGACCGAAGCCTCCGGCAGGAATGTTTTGACAAACCGGGCCGCCGTCGCGCCGCCAAACCCGCCGCCCACGATTACGACGCGCGCACGTGTCCGGGCTCCGGCGCCGGCAGGAAAAGCAGTGGTCAGCGCCGCCGCTCCAAGGCCGGCAAGTAGTGCACGGCGGTCGGGTCCGGCGCGGCTCATTCGGTGGCCTCCTCACCCAAATAGGCGCTGATCGCCTCGATGTCGGCTTCACTATAGCCCCGGATCATGCGGTGCATCACCGTTGTGCCATCCGGGTCCTGATAATAAACCAGAAGGGCCTGCCGGATGTTGTCTGCCGTCCGGCCCTCAAGGTTTGTGATCGCCCCGCCCGCCGGGCTGTGACAGCCCGAACAGCTGAGCGCGAGCGCCGCGCCAAGAGACATATCCGCCTCTGTCGCCGCGGGCGTCTCCACAGGCGCCGTCGGCGCAGTGCCACACGCTGCGATGACAGGCAGCAGGAAGGCAATCGCCAGGGCCGGAAGTCGTATCCGGCCCATTATCAACGCAGGGCCTGATCCTTGATCGGAAGCTTGCGTATCCGCTTACCCGTCGCCGCGAAGATGGCATTGAGCACCGCAGGCGGCGCCACGGCAATCGTGGGCTCGCCGACCCCGCCCCAGAATCCGCCCGAGGGCATGACCAGCGTTTCGACCTCCGGCATCTCTGCAATCCGCATCGAGTCATAGGTGTCGAAATTCTTCTGCTGGACTTCGCCGTCCACAAACGTGACTTCCTGATGCATCATCGCGGACAGGCCGTACACAAAAGATCCGGACACCTGCGCATCGATCTGCTGCGGGTTTACCCCATAGCCCGGATCGGTCGCCGCCACGATCCGGTGGATCTTCAGCTCACCGTCATCCGAAACGGTCACCTCCGCGCAGGCCGCCGTATAGCTGCCGAAGGAATAATAGCAGCAGAGCCCGCGAGACATCCCGTCATCCGCGCCCCAGCCGGATTTATCCGCCACCGCCTGCAGCACGGCCGCAAGCTGCGGGCTGTTCTGCAGGTGGGCGAGGCGGAATTCCAGCGGATCGCGCCCGGCCGCATGGGCCAGCTCATCCATGAAGCATTCAAGGTAAATCGCGTTCTGGTTCGCATTCACGCCGCGCCAGAAACCGGGCCGCACCGGCGGATTGCGCATCGCATGGTCCACCACCAGGGCCGGAAAAGTGTATTTCAGTGACTGGTCTTCAAACCGTGGATCGGTCCCGGCGGGCAGAAGCCCCTGGAACGTCGCAAAATCCATCCCGTTGACCAGCGCCTGCGGCATGATACCGGCAAGGATCGACTGACCGGAGATGCGGATCTTCAGCCCGATCAGGTTGCCATCTGCGTCCAGCGCCCCCTGGCAGCGGCCTTTGGAGATCGGGTGGTAGAAGCCCTGCTCCATATCCTCTTCGCGCGACCAGAGCAGCTTGATATGCGTCCCCGGCATCTGCTTGGCGATCTTCACCGCTTGCGAGACATAATCCGTTGCGCCCTTGCGACCGAACCCGCCGCCCAGTAGCTGCTTGTAGACCTCGCACTGCTCGATCGGCAGCTCAGCCGCCTCAGAGGCCGCCGCCAGCGCCGCTTCGCCATTCTGCGTGGGGCACCAGACTTCGCATTTCTCCGGTGTCCACACGGCGGTGGCATTCATCGGCTCCATACAGGCATGGTTCTGGTGAGGCGCATTATAGCTCGCCTCCACCACCTTTGAGGCCTCGCGGAAGGCGGCGTCGACATCGCCGGTCTGATTTCCAATAAACGCATCCGTCGCAGTCAGCCCGGCATCAAGCTCGGCCTCGAACGCGGCGCTCGAATAATCAGACCCTTCGCCCGGTGCCCATTCAATCTGCAGGGCATCCAGCGCGGTCTTGGCCTGCCACCAGCTGTCGGCAACCACGGCAACAGCGGTCTCATCCACCTGCACAACCTTTTTCACGCCCGGCATGCCAGAAACGGTGGAAGCGTCGAAGGAGGCTACAGTCCCGCCACGCTTCGGAGCCGCCTTGATCGCGGCGTTCAGCATGCCGTCGAATTTCAGGTCGGTCGCATAAAGCTGCTCGCCGGTCACCTTGCCGGCCGTATCGAGCCGCTGGACCGCCTTACCGATAAGCTTCCACTCAGAGGGGTCTTTCAGCGTCACGGATTCCGGGGGCGTCAGAGTGGCAGCATCAGAGACAACTTCACCGAAGCGCAGCGTCTTGCCCGACGCCGTATGCGTGATCACGCTGTTGGACACAGTGCAGTCTTCCGGCGTGACGCCCCACCGGTTGGCGGCCGCCTGGACCAGCATGACGCGCGCGGCCGCGCCGCCTTCGCGCACATAATCATGGCTTGCCCGGATGCCCCGGCTACCACCCGTCAGGAAGTCGCCCCACACGCGGTCCCGCGCGAGGTTCTGGCCCGGTGTGGGATATTCTGTGCGTACCTTGGCCCAGTCGCACTCAAGCTCTTCGGCGACGAGCTGGGCAAGCCCGGTCAGCGTGCCCTGGCCCATCTCGGAGCGAGCGATGCGAATGGTCACCACATCATCAGTGCCGATATGCACCCAGGCGTTAACTTCCGGTGGCGGCGGCCCATCCGGGGCATCCGATTCTCGGGTGGAGGGTGCACAGGCGGCAAGAACACCAATCGCCAAGCCGGTCGCTCCGGTGGCAATGATAAAGGCGCGGCGGGAAAGATCCGTAATTCCAGTCATATCCGTCTCCCGTCCTCAGGCTTTCTTGGTCTTGGCAAGATGCACGCCCTTGCGCACACGCGTGAATGTTCCGCACCGGCAGATATTGGTGATCTCAAGATCAATGTCTTCGTCGGTAGGATTGGGGTTGCTGTTGAGCATGCCGGCCACGGCCATGATCATGCCGGGCTGGCAATAACCGCACTGGGGCACGTCCAGTTCCACCCAGGCCTGTTGAACGGGATGGCTGCCATCCGCCGAAAGGCCCTCGATGGTCGTGATCTCTTCTTCCCCGGAAAGGGCGCCCAGCGGATAAACGCAGGCGCGCACGGCGGCCCCATCAATATGGATGGTACAGGCGCCGCAGGCTGCAATCCCGCATCCGTATTTCGTCCCCGTCAGGCCAAGCTGTTCCCTCAGAACCCACAAAAGCGGCGTACTCTCATCCGCCTCGACGGACACCGGTTTCCCATTGACTTTCAGATTGGCCATGTCGCGTCTCCATTTCCATTCGCTGCAGGGTGCGTCTGCAGGTGCGTATCACGTGTGCTGGGCTCTCATCTACCATTCGGAGAACAGGATTCCCGACCAGTCAAATCACGTTTCTTTGCCGGGCTTTGTCAAACGCATTTTGATGAAATGTAGATATTTCGCAATTCTCCGGACGCCGCCATCCGGAAACAGCGATCAGGCGGTAGCAGCTGGAGGGGTCATTTTGGCCTTTATTGCCGTCTGATTAGAATTTTCTGCAGTCTACAGATGAGTTTGATGCAGCCTAGAAGCTCAATCGGGCATTTTGGATAGCGCCGCAGCGTCGCCAGCATCACAAAG
It encodes the following:
- a CDS encoding Ig-like domain-containing protein, whose protein sequence is MYRVSRLLPSLCLGALLALLPASAQLRDENAPYKDAYDALHGDRVVGEWQGTVSGSTVSQGSGRLGGQAVFVRRGYQDRDDFAIILHDQLNRKGLSFSEISIGMIPCGPQRGQTRLVHVLEFKDAAPGSGTFNFQNLLADTGRDDLMVMPIYGPVLDNPATLQTQWTDDTFTLQVSGRLRSAVVPARNGLIDTDSDQEGWLEYLNLDLKFELERTPETEELFASTLCDEAEHFTVVETKPMSGRENVVLDGAEFDIEFSEPLYEGSFDNSTIMMTTRDPDGEYIYVDAEYSLETPTLLRITPRERLRPGTIYDIILASGVGGVVGEDGETLDEDYEFFFSTLVEPENLRLDIYQVSRNAPLVDGKPAAARIYVDWEELEDIHPDYQVKSYPVEVDVRDKRDKLSFPMRKMRAERPDQFDDEDRRLGHDSLNLFGWTPTASDRPNDFIANVLADEYFPEDPELEPETIERDMDYASQSVDQLTVDFFIAEHSEWMNEGPEDAAVHQIIQSAQKERMFANQLLPVARVSMRYRGTYNITDTICSVPGIEWVVCSDGYNNYRDGDHPVSAAESIGDWSGLLNLFHQHISATSSADILVSYHPPSLGGGQAGTPFEQPDGLIVDPGEAYGGAPASPVLNDLLRDDGSSRPLVAMGTAGFRPNGTPAIVTAPLVVHEFGHIFGLPHIPFAQGPAHRKEVCAAGFKQTAASIEGMRITLDGAHGWPKSSETGNAQSTAPLLNLMFPCLWEPRQQYWIDDRQYNWLVERMPSMLRLTRSGHASIPSALREIRQANQTSPGLEPRLWPASYTPPAAPAPPAWIMVSGLADGENSGLLPAIRVPGPRARLADEDGPYEIRIEDAEGRTLARAAAGPDSVAGRRADRWPFAVTLPVSATPSRIIFSLDGKVLAERRASGGLAAPRFTSHPRNAAFRAGDQLEWLPGSQDDALSYTVRFTADGESWSTLAVLLNETAFQPDPATLRPGPAAAFEIIAYDGVNERSARLPVEIDTPLQPLLALPAGGAGSAPVEAAELVFNVPLDPGSLTHVRLLDPSGRDVPAKTVLDPSGTVISVSPQEPHQANTYTAVFGTMLKAADGRLLASETRIPFKALSLASATAASPSSRKVLPPPRPSRPVPAPDEVPSSPAPSGAAGRAQITLSLGQSVTLPAQILSCESNAGTGTVEIRFETEPGTPQKILMKRSVEGLISATLSRSTSAEIHSKGEDGADWFLTLKDGRVSAGGILSGEGMSAGFTANGECPSG
- the soxA gene encoding sulfur oxidation c-type cytochrome SoxA; this translates as MIRASLAALICLAACGEQTPPQMAADSALAPSEVRSGYTFLQPETQALQDDDFSNPSYLWIDRGAGLFSQAPEKGGAACASCHTGANLPLEGAAARYPAYDEASKSLVNLEGRINLCRQQHQALAPLAYESDDLLSLTGYVASLSRGESVSVSIEGPAAPYYEMGRAYFFQRKGQLNLACSQCHNEHWGRQLRGDTISQGHGNAFPAYRLEWQAFGSLHRRLRDCDAGIRAEPLDYGSELYTAVELYLASRAGGLPMESPGVRR
- the soxZ gene encoding thiosulfate oxidation carrier complex protein SoxZ, producing MAVIRISAPETAKPGEIIELKAMIQHPMETGYRRDQKGKIIPRDIITDFRCTYNDAVVFEAEFFPGTAANPFVSFFARAVQTGPIEFVWTDQHGQSWSERRVLTVS
- a CDS encoding SoxY-related AACIE arm protein, which translates into the protein MSRPHSHPPLWRRRAFLAAAGAAVCLTFLPLPAAAEPEDADEAIRNLFGDRPIREGKVTLKLPPIAENGNSVQLTVSVDSPMTEQDHVRKIAIISPRNPIPEIAIFNLGPYSGRAEVSTRVRLAGTQSLRVIAEMNDGSLWVGKASTYVTLAACIIG
- the soxX gene encoding sulfur oxidation c-type cytochrome SoxX, whose protein sequence is MNTQGTLAAALMVLLSACGQDSGAGLASEVVIEADSIPASLTGEAGSMAAGAAEFVSREGGHCVLCHAIEGLEAEFQGNVGPDLTGVGERLTPGQIRLRIVDAQRIWPDTVMPAYYRTGGLRQVGQEFDGRPALTAGQIEDLVAYLSSQGS
- a CDS encoding NAD(P)/FAD-dependent oxidoreductase, whose amino-acid sequence is MSRAGPDRRALLAGLGAAALTTAFPAGAGARTRARVVIVGGGFGGATAARFVKTFLPEASVTLIEANPVYTACPFSNLVIGGEREITGQQFSYEALAAAGVSVVHDRAIAVNAARRTVTGQSDAVWSYDKLILSPGIDLRWDAIEGYGEDAAAIFPHAWKAGEQTLLLRRQLKAMPDGGLVVMSVPPAPFRCPPGPYERASLIAQYLKNQKPKSKLLILDAQDQFSKQPLFEEAWAELYPGVVERRGAQDFGRVVSVDPAARTLATEFESVTADVANVIPPQKAGAIAGIAEVSDATGWCPVDPVTFASTLQPDIHIIGDAIIAAPMPKSAFAANLQAKLCAFQVSRLLAGLAPRPATLTNTCYSFTSSDTAISITGVYRSGEGAFVSVDGSGGTTPLGAERYVRENEAMQAQTWFRTITRQAFG
- a CDS encoding c-type cytochrome, which produces MGRIRLPALAIAFLLPVIAACGTAPTAPVETPAATEADMSLGAALALSCSGCHSPAGGAITNLEGRTADNIRQALLVYYQDPDGTTVMHRMIRGYSEADIEAISAYLGEEATE
- a CDS encoding xanthine dehydrogenase family protein molybdopterin-binding subunit is translated as MTGITDLSRRAFIIATGATGLAIGVLAACAPSTRESDAPDGPPPPEVNAWVHIGTDDVVTIRIARSEMGQGTLTGLAQLVAEELECDWAKVRTEYPTPGQNLARDRVWGDFLTGGSRGIRASHDYVREGGAAARVMLVQAAANRWGVTPEDCTVSNSVITHTASGKTLRFGEVVSDAATLTPPESVTLKDPSEWKLIGKAVQRLDTAGKVTGEQLYATDLKFDGMLNAAIKAAPKRGGTVASFDASTVSGMPGVKKVVQVDETAVAVVADSWWQAKTALDALQIEWAPGEGSDYSSAAFEAELDAGLTATDAFIGNQTGDVDAAFREASKVVEASYNAPHQNHACMEPMNATAVWTPEKCEVWCPTQNGEAALAAASEAAELPIEQCEVYKQLLGGGFGRKGATDYVSQAVKIAKQMPGTHIKLLWSREEDMEQGFYHPISKGRCQGALDADGNLIGLKIRISGQSILAGIMPQALVNGMDFATFQGLLPAGTDPRFEDQSLKYTFPALVVDHAMRNPPVRPGFWRGVNANQNAIYLECFMDELAHAAGRDPLEFRLAHLQNSPQLAAVLQAVADKSGWGADDGMSRGLCCYYSFGSYTAACAEVTVSDDGELKIHRIVAATDPGYGVNPQQIDAQVSGSFVYGLSAMMHQEVTFVDGEVQQKNFDTYDSMRIAEMPEVETLVMPSGGFWGGVGEPTIAVAPPAVLNAIFAATGKRIRKLPIKDQALR
- a CDS encoding (2Fe-2S)-binding protein, whose translation is MANLKVNGKPVSVEADESTPLLWVLREQLGLTGTKYGCGIAACGACTIHIDGAAVRACVYPLGALSGEEEITTIEGLSADGSHPVQQAWVELDVPQCGYCQPGMIMAVAGMLNSNPNPTDEDIDLEITNICRCGTFTRVRKGVHLAKTKKA